The following proteins come from a genomic window of Alnus glutinosa chromosome 10, dhAlnGlut1.1, whole genome shotgun sequence:
- the LOC133879296 gene encoding serine carboxypeptidase-like 40, protein MESKPFCLVLLSFLVLSCFVADQTHGRRKEQGVLHLGKSTSKPYFGVHSSLLEAIEPEDVIVTNVLIPQEGSKEKDRIDRFPGHPPVSFSQYGGYVTVNQSAGRALFYYFAEAQQSKDTSPLLLWLNGGPGCSSLGIGAMQELGPFRVRSDGKTLYANKFSWNHAANVLFLESPVGVGFSYSNTTSDYDDKAGDKATTTDSYVFLVNWLERFPEYKNRAFYISGESYAGYYVPLLANTILRNNKKANKTIINLKGIIIGNPTINFEAERAGSFEFCSNHALSSDRDVSRVLKYCNFSLPNEKFSNACKEAWDASITDVFGVDSLNILISPSIDCMKVNLTIPPKKVSILNPDPCETNYVEAYMNRREVQEALHANVTKIPGKWHECSVKPYRDFEGSISSIIKELMANGLRVWIYSGDTDLVVSVTSTKFTLQRMKLHVKTAWRAWFDKGEVGGFTEVYEGDITFATVRASGHLVPTYQPARALTLIKNFLDGTPLPDLKRSLINRFF, encoded by the exons ATGGAAAGTAAGCCTTtttgtttggttcttttgtCATTTCTCGTTCTTTCATGCTTTGTGGCTGATCAAACTCATGGGAGGAGGAAAGAACAAGGCGTTCTCCATCTGGGCAAGTCCACGTCCAAGCCATATTTTGGTGTCCACAGCAGTCTTTTGGAGGCTATTGAACCTGAAGATGTCATTGTAACCAATGTTCTTATTCCTCAGGAGGGCTCGAAGGAGAAAGATAGGATCGACAGATTTCCTGGACACCCCCCTGTGAGCTTTTCTCAGTATGGTGGCTATGTCACGGTGAATCAATCGGCGGGTCGTGcccttttttattactttgccGAAGCTCAGCAGTCTAAGGATAcatctcctcttcttctttggcttaATGGAG GCCCAGGTTGTTCATCTTTGGGTATTGGAGCAATGCAAGAGTTGGGCCCATTTCGTGTGCGGAGCGATGGCAAAACACTTTACGCAAACAAATTTTCTTGGAATCATG CTGCAAATGTTCTATTTCTTGAGTCACCTGTTGGGGTAGGATTTTCATACTCAAATACAACATCAGACTATGATGATAAAGCGGGAGATAAAGCCACTACAACAGATAGTTATGTGTTTTTAGTGAATTGGCTCGAGAGATTTCCCGAGTACAAGAACCGAGCCTTTTATATTTCTGGAGAAAGTTATGCGGGATACTATGTTCCTCTGCTTGCAAATACTATTCTCCGCAATAACAAGAAGGCTAACAAAACCATTATCAACCTCAAAGGGATCATt ATTGGAAATCCAACAATTAATTTTGAAGCTGAAAGAGCAGGAAGCTTTGAATTCTGTTCAAACCATGCTCTCTCTTCGGATCGAGATGTGTCTCGAGTCCTAAAATACTGTAATTTCTCCTTACCGAATGAAAAATTCAGCAATGCGTGCAAAGAAGCCTGGGACGCATCAATAACTGATGTATTTGGAGTTGATAGCCTAAATATTTTGATTTCTCCATCTATTGATTGCATGAAAGTCAACCTCACAATTCCGCCCAAGAAAGTTTCT ATATTGAACCCTGATCCGTGTGAAACTAATTATGTGGAGGCTTATATGAATCGACGGGAAGTTCAAGAAGCACTTCATGCCAACGTAACTAAAATTCCAGGTAAATGGCATGAATGCAGCGTAAAACCATACAGAGATTTCGAGGGAAGCATCTCTTCCATTATAAAGGAACTCATGGCTAATGGACTTCGAGTTTGGATTTATAG TGGTGACACCGATCTGGTTGTTTCGGTTACATCAACAAAGTTCACCCTACAACGTATGAAGCTTCATGTGAAGACTGCATGGCGTGCTTGGTTCGACAAAGGAGAG GTTGGAGGCTTTACAGAAGTATATGAGGGGGACATAACATTCGCAACAGTGAGAGCGTCAGGACATTTAGTTCCGACTTACCAACCTGCTAGAGCACTTACTTTGATCAAGAACTTCCTTGATGGCACTCCTCTTCCTGACCTTAAGAGATCATTAATTAACAGATtcttttaa